Genomic DNA from Gorilla gorilla gorilla isolate KB3781 chromosome 13, NHGRI_mGorGor1-v2.1_pri, whole genome shotgun sequence:
AATTGACTGTGTACGCTAATTATGGCAGCTTTGGAATCTCCACATATCAAAATGTTTCTTTATTGTTTGGCGCATGTCTATTAAATGCTGTTACCAGGCAACGCTTGAGTTACTAGGTTGCTGACAAGGGAGATGGTGTCCCAATCCGCATCAAGCTTGCGTTTTAATAGAAAATGTTCCTCTAGGATAAATGGCCACATACGATTATAATGGAAACCTCAATTCAGagcattgaatttttaaaaatttctgaaaaaCACTTTTCTATTATTCTggaatgtattttataaaaatgtcccaaggtcatttattttgaaaagaatacacaataacaaaaaaatcttcTAACAAAATATTCTTCATTTGTCCTTGAAAAAGTAAAGAATTAGGTGCTTATAATTCTCTGTTGGAAACCTTAACTTTATCGTTATGAACATAAGCGACTCACTTTAGTTAAATTCACAGAATAAAAGACTAGTCTTAGCTTATTTTATCTCTCCAGTGAAGCATCTCATTTAAATGATGTTTTCAACACTGAAAAGAGGGTAATTGAGAGTCTCTTACCATTTTCCTACTCTCATTTCCCTGAGCTGCTGGCTTTTTGGCTTTCCCAATGCAATATATGGCATATAGAAGATCTTTCTGCTTGATTCTCATACCAAGCATGGAGAATACAATAGCTTTTGCATATCATTTTCAGAGgaatttaataaaagaataaaaataaggaagCTTTTAAACCTCATTTTCTGCAGTTCTTATTTAATTACCAATGTTTATGTTAGATCCATGTGtcagtgataataataatgactattatttttgtttgataaaacatagtttataaaaataagtgtttatatatttttcatatggcCAAGATATAGGCCAGTGATAGTTTATTATATTGCCCAGTTTCAAgttgttttagtccatttgtgttgctataaagaaatatctgagaccaagtaatgtaaaaagaaaggaaatactgTACAAGTAGTATGGGACCAGCGTCTGCTTTTGATGAGGGCCTCATACTACTTctactcatggcagaaagcagacagaagcagatGTGTgcggagaaggagagagagaaaaggaggtgccaggctcttttcaacagCCAGTTCTTAAAGAAACTATGAATGAGAACTCActccaagccattcatgagggatctgcccccatcatCCCAACatctcccaacaggccccaccttcaacagtGGAGAATAAATTGCAAATGAGACTTGGCAGGGCCAAACAAACAATGTGAAAACCATAGCACTAGTCAATtataaattcaattattttttcctattaaagtattattttacGTAGTTAAGCAGAAGTGtttacacacacataaatcaTCAAACTGCATTACTTATAAGAcatttatagtttttaaactaaataaataatttgcattCAAGCAAGTAcctcattttgttcttttaaacaattattttattcattctattgcTTAAATTCTGCCATGTTGTATTTCAGAATTAATTACTAATGTATACCTATACAATTTATTCTTAACAAAAGCTTTATGACTGTGAGTTTTCAATCACAGTATTATCTAAATTGCTCCCATTGCTTCATATGAAATAAATTCAATGATCCAAAAATTTACctgctttaatttttctcttcatatttaaaaatgataatattttgcaaCATGTTCCATAAGTCATTGAACACTGTGGCACTGTGAATTTTCAACCAACTTAGAGATGACAGATATTCTTATTATTATTCATCACTGGTTTActataaaatctatttttcttttttctcagaaCTGAAGAGAGATCTGGCCAAAGACATAACCTCAGACACATCTGGAGATTTTCGGAACGCTTTGCTTTCTCTTGCTAAGGTACAACTCAGATACTTTAGGAAATGCCTCTTGTTTTATAAAGACTaatttcttagtccattttgtgttgctataagggAATATCTGAGgctaggtaatttttaaagataaaaaggtttatttggctcaggaTTCTGATGGCTAACAAATTCAAGTTTGGGTATCtatgtctggtgagagcctcaggctgcttccgctcctgacagaagaggaaaaggagctggtgtgtgcagagaccacatggcaagaaaggaagcaagagagagaatggggaggtGCCAGCCTCgttaacaaccagctctcgtgGTTCTCATGAGCAAGAACTCATTCCCAGTGATGGCATTAATCTCTTCATGAGAGATCAGCCCCAGGACCCAAATACCTCCCTCTAGGCCCCACCtttaacactggggatcaaatttcaacatgaggtttggaggggaaGAACATCTAAAACCACCGCAAGTAAAATCTTGGATCTGAGCTCCTTCTAGAAATGAGTAATAGAATacctttttctcaaaaaatattatttatccgAGTTTAAGAGAATTAAGTAAATCATGCAATTACGTGCTAGAGAAGAGCTTACAATAGAATGGGATTTCTTTCAGGGTGACCGATCTGAGGACTTTGGTGTGAATGAAGACTTGGCTGATTCAGATGCCAGGGTAAGGAAGTGCTTACAAAATACTGCTGCAGTTCATCTTCCTACCTTAGGTGGGGCTACCACATGATCCCCTGTGAAAGCAAATCTAAGATCTTCTGAGAGACCAATGGCTTCTTAATGTTCATTTCCTGAATGAGGCATGTCTTTCTGTagcccccccacaaaaaaaagtaGTCTTTGTAAGTTTTCAATATCTCTCATTATTCATAAAACCAGAAAGAACTGAAGGAGGACAATACAAATTTGATTTGTCATTCCCAAGAATTGTTTGCTAAGAAAAGCTCTGACCTTTTGTTGTACTAGGTATAAGAAGgggaaatgtaatttttttattatgtgtaATGGAAAGAGTAAGCATATTTAACGTTATTTTTAACAGAGAACTTTGGAATGGTTTATAGATGTCAATTTATATTGTCAAAATATTACTGCAATGATATAGTAAGAGTATaggataaattataataatatgtgCTTTCtaacatattgttttatttagtttCAGTGACATTGCTGATTATTTATATGCCAAACCACTGGCAACATAAGAAAAATCATATCATTTTAAAGCCTGGAATttccatttaaaacaaacaaacaactaatATTTGCATTATGCCTTCTCATGGAACAGTATTCTCTAGAGAATTCATTACAGTGCTTCACTAAGGATAGAGATTTCTTTGTGCACCCGCATCCACTTCTGTTATACCAGTACATTATCATGCACATAATAGGCACTCGTGAACTTTTTGTTCAACAAATGCATACATATCAGATCAATTTtcttgaaaaatgcaaaataatttttacatacattgaaggttttatcattttaatagaaattgTTCAAGCATATTAAGGAACAAGAGTTAGCATTTGAATAATTGCCCAtaataaaaaattcttatttgcttttgacatttctgaatttgctttccattttaaGACTATCAGGgttcttaatatatatttatggaggcTACATGGATTAGTGTGACCCAAGAGAATGATGGTAGTCAACATTTCAAAGTTAATAAAGACCGCTTGTGACAATAGGGCAGagattatatttttcatatataaaagaaaaaaatctgtcatttAGTAAGGTTGATCTATTTGTCTAAGATTATACAGCTTTGAAATTGCAGAGTCAGAATTTGAATACAGAAATTCTAACATCAAAATGCAAGGTCCAGGTTACAGTTGAATTATTGATTCATAAGTAACATTTGCTGATAATTACTTTGAACAACACAGAGTAAAAAATCTTTAGAGATCCCCTTGGAGTTGTCTTACTATAGAGCATAATCTTAAAGCAATTtagttcagcaaacatttattctgcAAACATATATTCAGACTCTAGTGTTTACAAGGCACCTTGAGAGAAACTGTGGAAGATATTTGACAAACAAAATAAGGTCCCTGTCTTTAAAGAACTTGCAATCTTATTGTTGACTACTCTGATTGTATTGGGCACAAAGCGATTGCCTATATAATCTTTGACAAGGTCTAACATTATTGTGCAGATATCATTTCAGCAGATAGTGAAGTGTTTACTTTTATGTTTCTTGACAGGCCTTGTATGaagcaggagaaaggagaaaggggacAGACATAAACGTGTTCAATACCATCCTTACCACCAGAAGCTATCCACAACTTCGCAGAGGTaacaataaatttctttttctggaatctgttTATGGAagatgcaattttcttttttgatgacAAATAAGAGAAAGTAAAAACAGAACCCTTTTTCAATATCACTCCTGTATCAAACAGATATAGTGTTCCTGACCCATTGTTGTTATTTGTCAATTCGTCCAATTTTGTACAGCTGCTACTTtgtaatatttaatacattttgtgACTTGGGCATGTGGaacataattttgttattttcactGCTTTTACTCCCCTAAAAGATTTGGAATATGTGTGGGAAAAGACATGCATAACAGAACAAATGAAAttagaatgaagaaaaacaaaaaaaaaaacaaaaaaccctcagagctaaatgaagaaagaaatatgtaGGTGCtttggaaaaacaacaacaagacaaAACTCAGAAAAAGTCCTGGCCTTTGAGTGCGAGATTTAGCTCTGGACCTCTTGGAAGTGAAGGCAATGGAAAAGTTATGACAATTACCAAAGTTCATCATCTTATAATAGTCTACTGATTTCTACTGTTAAATGTAAGAGAAATTTAGTGCACAGGTCTTTATATAAGGGAAGATCCATTTGCTATGGCTCTTAGAACTGCTGTAGGAAGTGCTATAGTTGTCAATCACATGCCGTTTCTAATAACTGTCAACATTTGCAAACATTTCGCCAAAATATACAGGAATACCAAAATGGCCACGTAAGTTACATTCCTAGGAGAGGATGAAGTATTCACGTTATGATTAATTGGGTATATTGCTTTAAAAGGTGTAGCCAAAGTTGTTATTCTGAAAAATTCTTTGAGTCAGTTGCCTTGATTTTGCTAAAGCTTTCTAAAGAAAAGGATGTTTTGCATGTATCTTAGTTTAAATTTAATATTCAGTGTTTCAGAAATACACCAAGTACAGTAAGCATGACATGAACAAAGTTCTGGACCTGGAGTTGAAAGGTGACATTGAGAAATGCCTCACAGCTATCGGTATGTAGTCCAGCAGTTGAAAGAGTTTTCTAACTGGAAATTGTATTTTCAATGCTATCCTatacttaacaacaacaacagcaacaaaaccaataaaagaaaacaaaaaacaatcagaAGTAGTGCATCTGTTTCAATTGAAGCAACGTAAAAGATTGGCAAAGTACTATAACCTTAATAACAATAGATATTATTCCCCTTTTCAAAAATAGAGAGAGATAGAGtgtacttattgagcacctacttatATCAAACAATACACCAGGCTGGGCACACCACAGAGGCAATTCAGAATGGTCACTGAGAGCATGGGATCTGGAATAAATGTAACATCTGGATAAATGTAACTTCAAGTCCTGGTCTACTGCTTGTTAATTGTACAATCTTGGGCAGGTCCAGGAGAGTCTGATTCAGTGGGTCGGAGTTGGCTTCTAAAAATCCGTACTTTTTAAAGATCTCCCAGGTTATTCAGACAACCATCAGGGTTGGGGAACCTATGTTCTCAAGCAGTGTTTCTCACTCATGACTATGCACTTGAATCCCCTGgaaagcttgttaaaatgcagattctgattcccCAGGTCTGGGGTGGAGCTTAGATTCTgcttttctaacaagctccccaTTGATGCCAATGCTGTTGGTCCATAGATCTCGACAAGATGAAGAACACTATGAACTGGAATGTGCTAGTATTATTTGGgttctgttttatatttaagcCCATCCTATCCCAgagttttttattcatttattcatttatttttacttatttgtttgtgCAACTCTTACTTTAGACAcagaggtacatgtgcacgtTTGTTCCACGGGTGTACTgcactcaggtagtgagcatagtacccaataagtagttttttgaCCCATGccccctctctccctgccctctCTAGTAGTCTGCAGTGTCTGTTGTTCATAGGGtgttctttttaaatgttcttatagtaacataaataaagtatttatataGCCTTGAACACCTAGTGGTTTCTCCATTCCCAAGGAGAGTATATGTTGGATAGCGCAAACTACTGAAGTTGCTCTTGAGATGTATTTAaggtaataaaaaaattgatCGTCAGGGAAAAGAATATTCAAAACCACCATCTAGAGAGTCACAAATACCTTCTCAGAAGTTAGCTGCCCTATATTGGGAGATGAGaggtgaagaatgatgatgaggGATAGAATACTGTTGGCAAAATTCtatatttcctgtttctttcatatggatatttcctttttttcatggTAAATACATCAACTAAAATTGTCTTCTCTAACAGTGAAGTGCGCCACAAGCAAACCAGCTTTCTTTGCAGAGAAGCTTCATCAAGCCATGAAAGTATGTACCATTCTATTTGTATGTCCTGCTTAGAGGAAGAATTATTTgtagaaagaacagaaaacctCATGTTGTTTGAAAATCACACATTTAATATCTTCCCATTAATGAGAATCATTGTTCTATTTGATGGAAGAGGTAATACACTACCTTCTCAGAATAAACTTCTGTTAGATTCGGTGcctttttttacagatgagattgTAAAGTGAGCCTATAAGTGATTTACGGCTCACTTGTGATTTGCTTAAAACCTGTGTCACCACGGGAAGGGtgatatactttcttttttaatgtgtaaTTTTAGTGGCCTACTTCCTCTAAGGTTGTGAGTTTTATAATCTCCCACTTTGTGAGTctgatttgttgtttttattattctgtCTTTCATGCCACAGATTAATGTTGAAACTTTTGAAATGTCATTCTATGATTAAGGATGTAGAATGATGTATTTGAGATCAACTATGTCACTTTAACTTTACTGTCTGACATGCATGGTATTATACAAGGTACCTCTTCTATTCTGACATTTTGAGCCCACAAATGAATAGTTACGAAgttatcttcattttttctttgcagctccaaaataaagaggttttcagagagagagaaagaaagatctaACTATTTGAATAATATGAAGGAATATTTTGAGTATATATGAATAATTTGAATAATATGAAATGATAGACATGCTAGGTACTGCTCTGTAGTGGTTAGCATAGTTGCTGCCCCCTTTCTGCGATAGTCTAGTGTGATATTTCGTTGGGTAATGGTGAATACCTGGTGCCATGGAAGAGAAAAGTGGGACATATACTCCAGACTTTGGAAATCCAGGTAGCATTGCTGTCAGCTAAATTAACACCTGAAGTTTAAATAGAAATGAGCCAGATGAGGGCAAGAGTGGAAGAGATGGGGATAAAGCAAGGGTGGTCCAAGAGGAAGAAGTAACCCACACACAGGCTTGAAGGCAAAAGGTAACAGAACCTTCTCAAGACAGTAAGTATAGAGTGATGGTGCACAGTGGAAGAGATGGTAGAATTAGTCAGGATATTGTAAGCCTTGAAAAAGAATTAGGCAGGATATCGTAAGCCCTGATTAGATTCTATCCTAAGAGCAACAGAAGATCACTGACAGTGTTTTAAATAGATAGACTAGATTATTAGATTTGCAGTTTAGAAGTTCCCTTTTTTTGTAATTATTGGACAGTGTAGAGACCGGATGGTGAGAGATGAGTTAGGAAGTTGTGACAGCTCTCTATACCTACTGCTAATGTAGaggattatttattttcatttcattaccATTCGtgtaaggggtgtgtgtgtatagctaGTTTCTGTATAGAAATTATATGGAAGAGTAAGAAGGCTTCACTTTAAAATTCATGTTCTTTAATGAGAGTATTTTCTGAATATGAGACACTTACCCTCATTTGTTTTGGCCAGGGTGTTGGAACTCGCCATAAGGCATTGATCAGGATTATGGTTTCCCGTTCTGAAATTGACATGAATGATATCAAAGCATTCTATCAGAAGATGTATGGTATCTCCCTTTGCCAAGCCATCCTGGTATGTTTTGATTCCTCTAATGCCATCCCAACAAATGAAAGTTCTTTTTGCAAGATCTTCAAAGAGAAGAGTTGACTTATTGTATCTATAAATTTAATATGTAagattaatttaatatattatggtGTATACTTCATGAGTAAATTGAACTTTCACTGGTAAAATCTACTAGTGAGTTCTCTACTGAAATACTAGGTACATTTTTCAACTAAAGTCATGGAAACATTTAGTTTCCCATGCATAAATTCAGCAAGCAAAATATTCTAGTGTTCCCCCTAGGGTAGATAGACATTATGGTTTATTTTGCCATTAATATTTGTCAGAGGATTAGAAACtccttattcaaaatatttatcttaattttatcacatgtaaaatgtttaaaatttatgttCAAATTGTCTCAtaagaatgttaaaaaataagacaaagaacAGTCAAGGGTTTTGGACTTACTGAAAAGTAGATAAcgatttaaatttaattaattagtcATATTGGATAACTAAAATCTACCCAGAAAACGTGAGAAAATTACAGGCACTATACGTTTCTCTTCTTCTGGTGAGTGAATCAGGTATCTCCTCACATAAGATATGAGATTATATTGTGTTAtacttatttaattttgtgtGATATTTCATTCATAGAAAATAATGGCactaatataaaacataattaattCAGAAAAGTTTGTAATCTCAGTCCTGAAGGCTATTGCTTTCTTATGCAATGATAAAAAATCAGTTATCTGTTGTACATATTGTTTAATTAAGTGAATGGTAATGTGTAATCTCATCTACAGCTAAGTCTAAAAATAATTCTtctataagtaaaaaaaaatagagaattatgGTTTCGACTAACATTAAGTATACCTTTTTTTGAATCAACAGGATGAAACCAAAGGAGATTATGAAAAAATCCTGGTGGCTCTTTGTGGAGGAAACTAAACATTCCCTTGATGGTCTCAAGCTATGATCAGAAgactttaattatatatttttatcctaTAAGCTTAAATAGGAAAGTTTCTTCAACAGGATTACAGTGTAGCTACCTACATGCTGAAAAATATAgcctttaaatcatttttatattataactCTGTATAATAGAGAtaagtccattttttaaaaatgttttccccaAACCATAAAACCCTATACAAGTTGTTCTAGTAACAATACATGAGAAAGATGTCTATGTAGCTGAAAATAAAGTGACGTCACAAGACAATTGGTGTGTCATTGACCcttctattttgattttcttttatgtgTAATTCAGTGGTTTAATTTGACATTAAGGGATAGAAGCCTGAATTCtagattataattatttaatgaaatagaGTTCACATTCTGAATTGAAGAAAATACTTATAGCTTTTGAAAAGGGATACTACATTTTATCGTATGTGTACAGACTATTGAGATTG
This window encodes:
- the ANXA1 gene encoding annexin A1; translation: MAMVSEFLKQAWFIENEEQEYVQTVKSSKGGPGSAVSPYPTFNPSSDVAALHKAIMVKGVDEATIIDILTKRNNAQRQQIKAAYLQETGKPLDETLKKALTGHLEEVVLALLKTPAQFDADELRAAMKGLGTDEDTLIEILASRTNKEIRDINRVYREELKRDLAKDITSDTSGDFRNALLSLAKGDRSEDFGVNEDLADSDARALYEAGERRKGTDINVFNTILTTRSYPQLRRVFQKYTKYSKHDMNKVLDLELKGDIEKCLTAIVKCATSKPAFFAEKLHQAMKGVGTRHKALIRIMVSRSEIDMNDIKAFYQKMYGISLCQAILDETKGDYEKILVALCGGN